The proteins below come from a single Candidatus Edwardsbacteria bacterium genomic window:
- a CDS encoding PLP-dependent aminotransferase family protein, which translates to MIKDLSAFYSKNALNMKRSEIRELLKYTRKPEIISFAGGLPDPQTFPLKDIEEIACQVLREKGNVALQYGPTEGELPLRQEIAKWMAAHKAGINPENIMITSGSQQGLDIIAKVFIDPGDPIIVELPSYIGGLQAFQAYRAKMIGIPQDNDGMKVDKLEKVLARMAKKKKKPKFIYVVPDFQNPSGVTMSLERRKKLLELAYKYEVPIIEDSPYRDLRFTGNDVPPIYSLDTQNQVIVLGTFSKIFCPGLRLAWLMAPAAWTDRMIVSKQSMDLASPTFNQLIVAEYMKRGLLVGQVENIKKLYGKKREVMLKALKKNMPKGVKWTKPEGGLFLWVKLPKNMNATELFMKAIEENVAYVIGSAFHCDGKGQNTMRLNFSYASEEQIAEGIQRLANMIRKNM; encoded by the coding sequence ATGATCAAAGACCTTTCTGCTTTCTATTCCAAGAATGCCCTGAACATGAAGCGCTCCGAGATCCGGGAGCTTCTCAAATACACCCGCAAGCCGGAGATCATCTCCTTTGCCGGCGGGCTGCCGGATCCCCAGACCTTCCCGCTCAAGGACATCGAGGAGATAGCCTGCCAGGTGCTGAGGGAGAAAGGGAACGTGGCCCTGCAGTACGGCCCCACCGAGGGCGAACTGCCGCTGCGCCAGGAGATCGCCAAATGGATGGCGGCGCATAAGGCCGGCATCAATCCCGAGAACATCATGATCACCTCGGGTTCGCAACAGGGCCTGGACATCATCGCCAAGGTGTTCATCGATCCGGGCGATCCCATCATCGTGGAACTGCCCAGCTACATCGGCGGGCTGCAGGCCTTTCAGGCTTACCGGGCCAAGATGATCGGCATCCCCCAGGATAACGACGGGATGAAGGTGGACAAGCTGGAGAAGGTTCTGGCCCGGATGGCCAAGAAGAAAAAGAAGCCCAAGTTCATCTACGTGGTGCCGGATTTTCAGAACCCCTCCGGGGTGACTATGTCGCTGGAGCGCCGGAAGAAACTGCTGGAGCTGGCCTATAAATACGAAGTGCCGATCATAGAGGACAGCCCCTACCGCGACCTGCGGTTCACCGGGAACGATGTGCCGCCCATCTACAGCCTGGACACCCAGAACCAGGTGATAGTGCTGGGCACCTTCTCCAAGATATTCTGCCCCGGCCTGCGTCTGGCCTGGCTGATGGCCCCGGCCGCCTGGACCGACCGGATGATAGTCTCCAAGCAGAGCATGGACCTGGCCAGCCCCACTTTCAACCAACTGATCGTGGCCGAGTATATGAAGCGCGGGCTGCTGGTAGGACAGGTCGAGAACATCAAAAAACTGTACGGCAAAAAGCGGGAGGTGATGCTGAAGGCCCTCAAGAAGAACATGCCCAAGGGGGTCAAGTGGACCAAGCCGGAGGGGGGGCTGTTCCTGTGGGTCAAACTGCCCAAGAACATGAACGCCACCGAATTGTTCATGAAGGCCATCGAGGAGAACGTGGCCTATGTGATAGGCTCGGCCTTCCACTGCGACGGCAAGGGGCAGAACACCATGCGGCTGAATTTTTCCTACGCTTCGGAGGAACAGATAGCGGAGGGCATTCAGCGGCTGGCCAATATGATCAGAAAGAATATGTGA
- a CDS encoding sugar transferase yields MRKYWAAIYSWIILASDLILGWTAANILWTLWFVKWGPGQGPQPLEMEHKVALVVFLLLSVLLHGGYRHTYKMNRLEQILNIYKSSLISLVFIIVVVFLIKGYRYSRGFIVLYYTAAPFLLSLGRVLFFVFSEELMKRGWGIKNAIIIGSGKTAKAVFDHLITNRAYGYKIIGFLVENEKDLQFKYGGVKAIGLHRDCDIAVKRNKVEEIFIPGLTTKLADYSDLIDLCRNHKMEVSIISHHYDLLAKVAGIYDVAGVAIVTQHGTFYSRFYPYVKRAMDVSLSTLALAVFSPVMLAIALLIKLNSPGPVFFRQTRVGRNSILYPLLKFRTMHKDAEKVKVNLHQHNEADGPIFKIKEDPRITRVGRWLRRLSLDELPQLINVFKGDMSLVGPRPPLPSEVEKYQDWHKYRLQGQQGMTGLWQVSGRSELSFEEMVLLDIYYLEHWSPMMDLEILIKTIPAVITAKGAY; encoded by the coding sequence ATGAGAAAATATTGGGCCGCAATATATTCCTGGATTATATTAGCCAGCGATTTAATATTAGGCTGGACTGCCGCCAATATTTTATGGACCCTGTGGTTTGTAAAATGGGGCCCCGGGCAGGGTCCGCAGCCGCTGGAGATGGAACATAAGGTAGCTTTGGTGGTTTTTCTGTTGCTCTCGGTGCTGCTGCACGGTGGGTATCGCCACACCTATAAAATGAATCGGCTGGAACAAATATTGAACATATATAAATCTTCACTTATAAGTCTGGTTTTCATTATAGTGGTGGTTTTTTTAATAAAAGGTTATCGGTATTCCAGGGGATTTATTGTTTTATATTATACGGCTGCGCCGTTCCTGCTCTCTTTGGGCAGAGTATTGTTTTTTGTATTCAGTGAAGAGCTTATGAAGCGCGGCTGGGGTATAAAAAATGCAATCATTATCGGCAGTGGGAAAACAGCCAAAGCCGTTTTTGACCATCTGATAACCAACCGGGCCTACGGATACAAGATAATAGGATTTTTGGTGGAGAACGAAAAGGATCTGCAATTCAAATACGGAGGGGTGAAGGCCATCGGCCTTCACCGGGATTGCGATATAGCCGTCAAAAGAAATAAAGTTGAGGAGATATTCATCCCGGGTCTGACCACTAAACTGGCCGATTACAGCGACCTGATCGATCTCTGCCGCAACCATAAAATGGAGGTCAGCATAATTTCCCACCACTATGACCTATTGGCTAAGGTGGCCGGGATATATGATGTAGCCGGGGTGGCCATTGTGACCCAGCACGGGACCTTTTATAGCCGGTTTTACCCCTATGTCAAAAGGGCCATGGACGTTTCCCTTTCGACCCTGGCCCTGGCTGTGTTCAGCCCGGTGATGTTGGCAATCGCCCTGCTAATCAAACTCAACTCCCCGGGGCCGGTTTTCTTCAGGCAGACCCGGGTGGGAAGGAATAGCATCCTCTACCCGTTGTTAAAATTCCGAACCATGCATAAGGATGCCGAAAAGGTAAAGGTGAACCTGCATCAGCATAACGAGGCCGATGGTCCGATATTCAAGATCAAGGAGGACCCCCGGATCACCAGGGTGGGACGCTGGCTGAGGCGCCTGAGCCTGGACGAGCTTCCCCAGCTGATCAACGTATTCAAGGGGGATATGAGCCTGGTGGGACCGCGACCCCCATTGCCCTCGGAGGTGGAGAAATACCAGGATTGGCATAAATACAGACTACAGGGGCAACAGGGGATGACCGGGCTGTGGCAGGTTTCCGGCCGGAGCGAATTGTCCTTCGAAGAGATGGTGCTGTTGGACATTTACTACCTGGAGCACTGGTCGCCCATGATGGATCTGGAGATACTGATCAAAACCATTCCGGCGGTGATCACCGCCAAAGGGGCCTACTAA
- a CDS encoding MFS transporter, producing MENTGNKKISPSVVRLGWVSLLTDASSEMLYPLIPIFLTTVLNAPMAALGLIEGLAESAASILKIFSGWWSDRIGKRRPFVIGGYSLSALSKPLMIFALTAGWPLVLLLRVMDRTGKGFRSSARDALIADHTPDCLRGRAFGLHRAMDSLGAVLGPLAALFFMSRLGEGAAAYRTVFLWAFVPAVLGVFLLFTVRDKPFVSRYIKPKFQWKAFNQDFKIFIFINLIFAIGNSSDVFLIVRAKELFSTNPVVMSLLAYMLYNLTYSLGSYPAGMLADRIGSRKVFTLGLLVFGLVYLGFAFNHSPHMLWVLFAVYGLYTALTDGVGKAYASKLVQEELRATGMGVYHMSTGLASFVASTIAGLLWQTLGFRSTFIFGAAAALLAVIMFVFLIKGKK from the coding sequence ATGGAAAATACCGGGAATAAAAAGATATCGCCCAGCGTGGTCCGGCTGGGGTGGGTCAGCCTGCTGACCGACGCCTCCTCGGAGATGCTATATCCGTTGATCCCCATTTTTCTGACCACTGTGCTTAATGCCCCGATGGCGGCCCTGGGCCTGATCGAAGGGCTGGCCGAGAGCGCTGCCAGCATTCTGAAGATATTCTCGGGCTGGTGGTCGGACCGGATCGGAAAACGCCGGCCCTTCGTGATTGGCGGCTATTCGCTGTCGGCCCTGTCCAAGCCGCTGATGATCTTCGCCCTGACGGCCGGCTGGCCGCTGGTTCTTCTACTGCGGGTGATGGATCGCACCGGCAAGGGCTTCAGGTCATCGGCCCGGGACGCCCTGATCGCCGACCACACCCCGGACTGTTTGCGGGGCCGGGCCTTCGGACTGCACCGGGCCATGGATTCCCTGGGAGCGGTGCTGGGCCCGCTGGCGGCCCTGTTCTTCATGAGCCGGCTGGGGGAGGGTGCCGCGGCCTACCGGACGGTCTTTTTATGGGCCTTCGTCCCGGCAGTGCTGGGGGTATTTCTGCTGTTCACCGTCCGGGACAAACCATTTGTCAGCCGCTATATAAAACCCAAGTTCCAGTGGAAGGCCTTCAACCAGGATTTCAAGATATTCATTTTCATCAACCTGATCTTCGCCATCGGCAACTCATCGGATGTTTTTCTGATCGTCCGGGCCAAGGAGCTGTTCTCAACCAATCCGGTGGTGATGTCGCTGCTGGCCTACATGCTGTACAATCTGACCTATTCCCTGGGTTCCTACCCGGCCGGGATGCTGGCCGACCGGATAGGTTCACGCAAGGTATTCACCCTGGGGCTGTTGGTCTTCGGGCTGGTCTATCTGGGCTTCGCCTTCAATCACAGCCCGCATATGCTGTGGGTATTGTTCGCGGTCTACGGATTATATACCGCCCTGACCGACGGGGTGGGCAAGGCCTATGCCTCCAAGCTGGTGCAGGAGGAGCTGCGGGCCACCGGAATGGGGGTGTACCACATGTCCACCGGGCTGGCCAGTTTTGTTGCCAGCACCATCGCCGGGCTGTTGTGGCAGACCCTGGGGTTCAGGTCCACATTCATCTTCGGAGCGGCCGCCGCCCTGCTGGCGGTGATCATGTTCGTATTTTTAATCAAAGGGAAGAAATAA
- a CDS encoding T9SS type A sorting domain-containing protein — MIYVANYYSNDVTVIDEAPVYDTGVRAVITPLANNSTYLSQPTLTGRAVNRWATNRTDMMGVINDCLPCPNSWQWSAGPFDSTSSDSISFNFNWGDSLVWGENFVTFVPLEMQAATTNNLGLGTPFSGNRLVYPVYRIDSTAYGVAGQPENIGQPLAFRLEQNWPNPMKDQTTIRYQLSKSAAVKVEIYNITGQRVKILVEGTQPAGHHTVQWKAAGVASGVYFCRLQAGDFSATRKLLIVR; from the coding sequence ATGATCTACGTGGCGAATTATTACAGCAACGACGTAACGGTGATAGACGAGGCCCCTGTTTACGATACCGGGGTGCGGGCGGTGATTACTCCGCTGGCAAATAACAGCACCTACCTGTCCCAGCCCACCCTGACCGGCAGGGCCGTCAACCGCTGGGCTACCAACAGGACCGACATGATGGGCGTCATCAACGATTGCCTGCCCTGTCCTAATTCCTGGCAATGGTCGGCGGGCCCGTTCGACAGCACCTCCTCGGACTCCATCAGCTTCAATTTCAACTGGGGGGATTCGCTGGTATGGGGGGAGAACTTTGTCACCTTCGTTCCGCTGGAGATGCAGGCCGCCACCACCAACAACCTGGGGCTGGGCACTCCCTTTTCCGGTAACAGGCTGGTCTATCCGGTCTACCGGATAGACTCGACCGCCTACGGGGTGGCCGGCCAACCGGAGAATATCGGACAGCCTTTGGCATTCAGGCTGGAACAGAACTGGCCCAACCCCATGAAGGATCAGACAACCATCAGGTATCAACTTTCCAAGTCAGCAGCAGTCAAGGTGGAAATATATAACATAACAGGCCAGAGGGTGAAGATCCTGGTTGAGGGGACACAGCCGGCCGGGCATCATACGGTGCAATGGAAGGCCGCCGGAGTGGCCTCCGGGGTGTATTTCTGCCGATTGCAGGCCGGGGACTTCAGCGCGACTAGGAAACTGCTGATAGTCAGGTAA
- a CDS encoding GDP-L-fucose synthase — MDKNAKIYVAGHAGLVGSAMLKQLKEKGYHNIILREMNQLNLRDQSAVGEFFKAEKPEYVFLAAALVGGIHANNTYPADFIYDNLLIECNVINASYLNGVKKLLFLGSSCIYPRECPQPMKEEYLLTGPLEPTNEPYAVAKIAGIKMCQAYNKQYGTKFISVMPTNLYGPNDNYHPLNSHVLPALIRRFHEAREEGRPYVEAWGTGSPRREFYYSEDMAAACIFLMETYDGGEIVNIGCGQDMTIRELTALVAKTVDYKGQIRWDESKPDGTPRKLLDVSRLHGLGWTKHTPLEEGLKLAYRDFLENPQIRK; from the coding sequence ATGGATAAAAATGCCAAGATCTATGTGGCCGGACATGCCGGGCTGGTAGGATCGGCCATGCTGAAGCAGTTGAAAGAAAAAGGCTATCACAATATCATTCTGCGTGAGATGAACCAGCTGAACCTGCGGGATCAGTCGGCGGTAGGTGAATTTTTCAAAGCCGAAAAACCGGAGTATGTCTTTCTGGCGGCGGCCCTGGTGGGCGGCATCCATGCCAATAACACCTATCCGGCCGATTTCATCTACGATAACCTGCTGATAGAGTGCAACGTCATCAATGCCTCATACCTCAACGGGGTCAAAAAACTGCTGTTCCTGGGCTCCTCCTGCATCTATCCCCGGGAATGCCCCCAGCCCATGAAGGAGGAATACCTGCTGACCGGCCCGCTGGAACCCACCAACGAGCCCTACGCGGTGGCCAAGATCGCCGGGATCAAGATGTGCCAGGCTTACAACAAACAGTACGGCACCAAATTCATCTCGGTGATGCCCACCAATCTTTACGGCCCCAACGACAATTACCATCCTCTCAATTCGCATGTCCTGCCGGCCCTGATCCGCCGCTTCCACGAGGCCCGGGAGGAGGGTCGGCCCTATGTGGAGGCCTGGGGCACCGGCTCGCCCCGCCGGGAGTTCTACTACTCCGAGGATATGGCGGCGGCCTGCATCTTTCTGATGGAAACCTATGACGGCGGCGAAATTGTCAACATCGGCTGCGGACAGGATATGACCATCAGGGAGCTGACCGCACTGGTGGCCAAAACTGTCGACTATAAGGGCCAGATCCGCTGGGATGAATCCAAGCCCGACGGCACCCCCCGGAAATTGCTGGACGTCAGCCGACTGCACGGTTTGGGCTGGACCAAACACACCCCGCTGGAGGAGGGCCTCAAGCTGGCCTACCGTGATTTTCTGGAGAACCCCCAGATCAGAAAATAA
- a CDS encoding ABC transporter ATP-binding protein codes for MTAVIDAINVNRIFQAPKGDLKVLSELSFSIEKGGTASIVGASGSGKSTLLHILGCLDRPTAGKVMLGGQDTSLLSDHDLAGARNKSIGFVFQFHHLLPEFTAVENVALPLLVGGMEKNESFALAEKLMDEVGLKERCLHRPSELSGGEQQRVAVARALANSPEVILADEPTGNLDSRSGGSVADLLWRMNQEKNIALVLVTHNNELAGRAERIMELKDGRLWPK; via the coding sequence ATGACGGCAGTGATAGATGCCATAAATGTGAATCGGATATTCCAGGCCCCCAAAGGCGACCTTAAGGTATTATCCGAATTATCCTTCTCCATCGAAAAAGGCGGAACCGCCTCCATTGTGGGGGCCTCGGGCTCCGGCAAATCCACCCTGCTGCATATCCTGGGGTGTCTGGACCGGCCCACCGCGGGGAAGGTTATGCTGGGCGGGCAGGATACCTCGCTGTTGTCCGATCACGATCTGGCAGGGGCCAGAAATAAAAGCATCGGCTTCGTCTTCCAATTCCACCATCTGCTACCGGAGTTCACCGCGGTCGAGAACGTGGCCCTGCCCCTGCTGGTCGGCGGTATGGAAAAAAATGAATCGTTTGCTCTGGCCGAGAAGCTGATGGATGAGGTGGGCCTCAAAGAGAGGTGTCTGCACCGGCCCTCGGAGCTTTCGGGCGGGGAACAGCAGCGGGTGGCGGTGGCCCGGGCCCTGGCCAATTCGCCGGAGGTCATCCTGGCCGACGAGCCCACCGGCAACCTGGACAGCCGGTCCGGAGGATCGGTGGCCGACCTGCTATGGCGGATGAACCAAGAAAAGAATATCGCACTGGTCCTGGTGACCCATAATAACGAACTGGCCGGGCGGGCCGAACGGATAATGGAACTTAAGGATGGACGATTATGGCCGAAGTAA
- the lptB gene encoding LPS export ABC transporter ATP-binding protein yields MAEVNNRTLKIKNIYKSYRKHRAVNGISIEINQGEIVGLLGPNGAGKTTTFNVITGLIKPDEGSVHLDETDITDMPMYQRARHGLGYLTQESSVFRKLTVAENIMAILEMMPLSDQQRQDRLKNLLQELSITHLADKKAHSISGGERRRVEVTRALVTNPAFLLLDEPFTGIDPIARADIQQVVIKLKERGIGVLLTDHNVRETLEITDRAYVVYEGQIFASGTPQEIVDHAGAREKFLGNKFTL; encoded by the coding sequence ATGGCCGAAGTAAATAACCGAACACTGAAAATAAAGAACATCTACAAAAGCTACCGCAAGCACCGGGCGGTGAACGGCATCTCCATCGAGATCAACCAGGGGGAGATAGTGGGGCTGCTGGGGCCTAACGGGGCCGGCAAGACCACCACCTTCAACGTCATCACCGGACTGATCAAGCCCGACGAAGGTTCGGTGCACCTGGACGAAACCGACATTACTGACATGCCGATGTACCAGCGGGCCCGGCACGGCCTGGGCTACCTGACCCAGGAATCTTCGGTGTTCCGCAAGCTGACGGTGGCCGAGAATATCATGGCCATCCTGGAGATGATGCCTTTAAGCGATCAGCAGAGGCAGGATCGCCTGAAGAACCTGCTGCAGGAGCTGAGCATCACCCATCTGGCCGACAAGAAGGCCCATTCCATTTCAGGCGGGGAGCGGCGCCGGGTGGAGGTGACCCGGGCCCTGGTCACCAACCCGGCCTTTCTGCTGCTGGACGAGCCGTTCACCGGGATAGATCCCATCGCCCGGGCCGACATCCAGCAGGTGGTGATCAAACTAAAAGAACGCGGCATCGGCGTTCTGTTGACCGATCACAACGTCCGGGAGACCCTGGAGATCACCGACCGGGCCTATGTGGTCTACGAGGGCCAAATATTCGCCTCGGGCACGCCCCAGGAGATCGTGGATCACGCCGGGGCCCGGGAGAAATTCTTGGGGAATAAGTTCACCCTGTGA